A stretch of Ligilactobacillus faecis DNA encodes these proteins:
- the sufU gene encoding Fe-S cluster assembly sulfur transfer protein SufU, whose translation MSLSQLDNLYRQMILEHAKRPHHHGKLATADKQIELHNPTCGDVLELEVKLDKEKRIEAIAFSGTGCTISQASASLMTDEVLGKTPTEVAEMVEAFSEMITQKTTKDYEALLGDAVILEGVAQFPARIKCATLAWKAIYQAVVEKGAKEDE comes from the coding sequence ATGAGTCTATCGCAATTGGATAACTTATACCGCCAAATGATCTTAGAGCATGCAAAACGACCACATCACCATGGTAAATTAGCTACAGCTGATAAACAGATCGAGTTGCATAATCCAACTTGTGGTGATGTTTTAGAACTTGAAGTCAAGTTAGATAAAGAAAAACGGATCGAAGCGATCGCCTTTTCTGGCACAGGGTGTACGATCTCACAGGCTTCTGCTTCGTTGATGACCGATGAAGTTTTAGGAAAGACGCCTACTGAAGTTGCTGAGATGGTCGAAGCTTTTTCAGAGATGATCACACAAAAAACAACAAAAGACTATGAAGCACTATTAGGTGACGCTGTGATTTTAGAAGGAGTTGCACAATTTCCGGCTCGGATCAAATGTGCGACTTTGGCATGGAAAGCGATCTATCAAGCAGTGGTTGAAAAGGGGGCTAAAGAAGATGAGTGA